From bacterium:
CCTGATAGTGTGGCATCTCACGTCAAGTTTGCCCGCAAGCATGACCTGTCTTTTACGCTGCTTGCCGATGTGGATAAGCATGTTTGCGAAACGTTTTGCGTATGGAAAGAAAAGAGTATGTACGGCAAGAAGTACATGGGTGTGGAGAGAACGACTTTTCTCATAGACAGGGAAGGACAAATTCGCAAGATATTCCCAAAAGTCTCCGTTACCGGTCACGCAAAGGAAGTCTTGGAAGCATTGAAGGTTATTTAAACGAATGAGTGAAACTAACGCTGAAGCTAAAGATTGGCTCGATCGCGCAATTGAACATGAGACGCGCAAGGAGTTGGGTAAAGCGGTAGCTTGTTATCGGCGTGCTGTCGTTGCAGCGCCGAAGGAAGTTGTTGCGCGCTTTAGACTTGCCAATCTCTTTTGGCTAATGGAAAAGCTCGAAGAATCTCGCAAGGAGTTCGAAGACCTTCTTGCAATTGCCCCCGATCCTGTTTCCGAAGCGGAACTTTGCGTTGTCAAAGGCCGATTAATCGCTCAGCAAGGTGAGTGGCAGGAGGCTTACAGACTATTTGACCAAGCCGTTGGCTTATTTCAGAGCTATCGCTGCCCTGCTGAATATATTGATGTGCTGGCAAAGGCCTATGAAGGAATGGGCAATATGAAATATCGCGAAGGCCAGCAGTTCACCGCGCTGGCGCTCTATCGTAAAGCTCTAGA
This genomic window contains:
- a CDS encoding tetratricopeptide repeat protein, yielding MSETNAEAKDWLDRAIEHETRKELGKAVACYRRAVVAAPKEVVARFRLANLFWLMEKLEESRKEFEDLLAIAPDPVSEAELCVVKGRLIAQQGEWQEAYRLFDQAVGLFQSYRCPAEYIDVLAKAYEGMGNMKYREGQQFTALALYRKALELTEGNRQIQLHNLALCLANVGRKNEAMKVFRQALKYGNDPDCWQAIGDLYMQQEKFKPSIDCYRRALAVDPDHFDSHYGLGYCLYLSGDFDQARLHIERARALGEPNADDMLRDIDLCKYIGERL
- the bcp gene encoding thioredoxin-dependent thiol peroxidase, whose amino-acid sequence is MLTEGQKAPDFTLSDQDGNAVTLSSYKGTPVVLYFYPKDDTPGCTAEACAFRDARQEYEQAGAKVLGVSPDSVASHVKFARKHDLSFTLLADVDKHVCETFCVWKEKSMYGKKYMGVERTTFLIDREGQIRKIFPKVSVTGHAKEVLEALKVI